A stretch of DNA from Phragmitibacter flavus:
GCAGGTGCCGGAGCGGCTGGTTTATACGTGGGATTGGGAGAAGGATGGCAGCGGGGAGGAGTTCGGTGAGGTGGAGGGCAAGACGTCATTGATCACGGTGGAGTTTTTGCGCCGGGGGGATCGCACAGAGCTGGTGCTGATGCATACACGATTTGCCACGGTGGAATCGAGGGACAGTCACGCAGGCGGATGGAGCAGGATCGTGGAGACGTTGGCGGAGTTTTTGGAGAAGAAGTGACGGCCTGTGAGTTGCGGAGATTTTTCAAGATAACTGAAATGAAACGAAAGGAAGAAATGAGATGAGCACCAGAACCATGATTGATGAGCAGAAGCATCCTGTGGTATCGCAGGATCAATGGATCGCGGCCCGCAAGGAGCTGTTGGAAAAGGAGAAGGCATCCTCGCGGTCGATGGATGAATTGAGTGAAGCACGGCGACGGCTGCCGTGGGTGAAGGTAGAAAAGGATTATGTTTTTGATACTGCTGATGGCAAGAGGTCGCTGGCGGATCTGTTTGCGGGTCGCGAGCAGTTGGTGGTGTATCATTTTATGTTCGGACCTGAATGGCAGGAGGGGTGTCCGAGTTGTTCGTTTGTGTCGGATCACTTCGATGGAACGCTGGCGCATTTGGCGGCACGCAATGTGAGTTTGGTGGCGGTGTCGCGTGCGCCGTTGGCCAAGATTGAGGGGTTCAAGGAACGGATGGGTTGGGAGTTTCCGTGGGTGTCGTCTTTTGGCGGGGATTTTAATGGTGACTTCCGCGTGTCATTTGATGACGAGGATCGGGAGCAGGGCAGGGTGAACTACAATTACAAGCTGCAGGAGTTTCCGAGTGCAGAGGCTCCGGGGGTGAGTGTTTTTTGCAAGGATGCTGCCGGTGACGTTTACCATACTTACTCGGCGTATGGGCGTGGGGTGGAGTCTTTGATGGGCACTTATCGAATTCTTGACTTGGTGCCGAAGGGTCGGGATGAGGACGGACTAAGCTTCTCGATGGAATGGGTTCGCTACCATGATCGGTATGATCTTGATGGGGGCGCTGCTCGTGCGAAAAGTTGTGGTTCTGGAGCAGTGGAGGCCTGCGCGTGAAAATGCGTGCGTGCTGTCAGTCGCGAATCCAGGTCCGGCGGCCTGCATCGCGACTGGGTTGGGTCGGATGGCTGGTGCCAGGTGTGGTGCTGGCGTTGGTGCCGAAGTGTCCGGCTTGTGTGGTGGGTTATGTGGCGCTGGCGACCGGGATCGGAATTTCGCTGCCGATGGCGGCTTTTTTGCGGTCAGTTTTGGTGGGGGTTTGTTTGGTGGCGTTGGGGGTTTTGTTGGCGAGAGCGATGCGGGCAAAAAGAGGGCGAGCGTGACGCTCGCCCACAAAGGACCCATGAAATTACCTATGACCAGAAGTCAAGTTAGCCGAGGGGGGCGTTGAGCTTTTTGAGCAGGGCTTCCATCTTTTGACCGTATTTGAGGTAGCTGTCGTATTGCTCCTTGGCTTTGGCTTCGGGGGAGAGGTCGTCGGCGGCACCGGCTCCGTGGAAGACGACGGCGACGTGGGGTTCGATGCTGATGTAGCCGTCGTAACCGCTGGCGATGAGGTCGGCACAGATTTTTTCGACCTGACCGGCGCCTTCACCGGGATATTGATAATCCCCGTCTTTTTTGGTGGGATTGTAGAAGGCGTCTTTGATGTGGACGTGGGCGATGTGGGGTTTGATGGCCTGATACATTTCCCATGAGTCCTGCTGCTGGCCGGGTTTGTCGCGATCGGCAATGATGACGGGGTTGCCGGTGTCGAAGACCCATTTGAGGCCGGGAACGGCGTCGTTCATGCGCTGGACGTAGGTAGGGCTCATGCCGCCCCAGTTCATGCAGTTTTCATGGATGACGGTGAGGCCGGCGTCGTCGAAACGTTTCTTAATTTCAGCGACGCGTTTGATGCGTTCGTCGTCGAATTGGTCGGGGAGATCGTTGCCATCGGCGTCTTTGCAGACGGCGTAGCTCATGATGCGGATGAGCTGGGTGCCGAGTTTTTGCATGCGCGGAATGGCGCGGGCGATTTCAGCTTCGGTGATGGAGAAGGGGTCTTCGATTTTGTGGGCCCAGTTGCCGATGACGGAGCCGAAGCCGGCGACTTTCATGTTGGCGGCGGCGAGCATTTCGCAGGCTTTGTCGAAAATGGGTTCGGGAACTTCGTGGAGGTTGCCTTTGATGCCGTCGATTTCGATGTTGCGGGCTTCGATGCTATCCCAGCCGAGTTCCTGGTGGATTTTGATTTGCACTTCGAGAGGTGCGCCTGCTTCGTCGGAGATGCCGGTAAGTTTGATCATGGTGGGTCGGGATAAGGAGAAGGGTGGAAAGGAGGGGAAGTGTTGGCGCTGGATGGCGACGGTGCAAGAGTTTTGAGATTTGGAGTGAAGGTTGATCGAATAAGAGCAGAACGGATGCGGAGCGGCAAACGTATGGTGTTTGATGAGTGATTCGATTACTTCAAGTCCACCACCGGCGTTTTTGTTCGATCTGGATGGGACGTTGGTGGACAGTGTTTATCAGCATGTGCTGGCGTGGCGGGAGGCGCTGGAGGAGTCGAACATTGAGCTTTCGGTGTGGCGGATTCACCGTCGGGTTGGCATGAGTGGCGGGTTGTTTTTGAATGCGTTGATGCAGGAGACGGGGATCAAGCTGGAGCGGGAGCAGGTGGAGAAATTGCAGCGCGGACATGCAGCGGCGTATCAGAGGCTGGTGTCGCAGGTGAGGCCGTTGCCGGGGGCGAAGGAGTTGTTGGCGTATTTGACGGAGATGAAGGTGCCTTGGGCGGTGGCGACGAGTGGTCGGTTGGAGACGGCGGGGCCGAATTTGAAGATTTTGGGGATCGGAGATGATGTGCCGGTGGTGACGCGCGACATGGTTCGGCATGCGAAGCCTGATCCGGACTTGTTCCTCGCGGCGGCGGCGAAGCTGGGGGTGGACATTCAGAATTCGGTGGTGATTGGGGACAGTGTGTGGGATTTGCTGGCGGCGAGACGGGCGAAGGCGTTGGGGGTGGGTTTGCTATCGGGTGGGTATGGTCAGGATGAACTGGAGAGGGCGGGGGCGTATCGGGTATATGCGGATCCGGCGGATCTTTTGGCGCACTTGAATGAGGTGGGGGTGCGGCCGGCGATGGATGAGGAATGAGATCCACTAAGGTTTTCTCAACTGGGGCGTTTGAGAGGGATGCGTTGCTTCCTGATTCTATTTTTCGTCGGAAGTGGGTGGGCAGCGGAGGTGAGGGGACTTTCGCGGGAGGAGGTCGATGAGGCGGCGGCGGAGATTGACGCGGGTTTGGAGAAGGTGATGCGGATGGAGGGGGAGAGGGGGATCTTGAAGATGCCGGTTGAGGCAGCGGATGAAGATTTTTTGCGGCGATTGATGGTGGATGTGGCGGGAAGATTGCCGACGGGGTCGGAGGTGCGGGAGTTTTTGGAAGATGTCGATGCGGACAAGAGGGCGATTTGGATCGACAAGGTGGCGGCGTTGCCGGAGGCGCATCGCTGGCGGTTTCGTCGGCTGGCGGATGCCTTGAGGGTGAAGGATGAGGTCGATGGCGTTTCTTTGCGACCGTATGTGGAGTGGTTGAAGGGTGAAGTAGTGGAGGATGTGCCTTATGACGGTTTGGTGAAGCGGTTGCTATTGGCCAAGGGGTCGATGAAGGAAGATCCGGCGGCGGGGTATTTGCTGAGTGATGCGGGGGAGGTCAGGCAGACGGTGGCGGAGTCGATGCGGGCATTGCTGGGGATGGATGTCCAGTGTGCGGCGTGTCACGATGATCCGTTTGGCGACGCGTCACAGCGGCAGTTTTACGAGTTGGCGGGTGCGTTCAACCGGGTGGTGGAGGGGGATGGCGGAAAGAAGCTGGCGGAGGAGCCGGTGCCAACGCGGCTGCCGGAAAACTACCAGTATCGAAATGGAAGCCCGGGTGAGCTGGTGAAGATTGCGGCGCTGCCGGTTTCGCACTTTGGGGACAAGTTGACGGGGGGCGAGTGGAAGGACGGGGTGCGTGTGGCGTTGAGCGAGTGGATGGCGGGGGAGAACAATGAGCGCTTTCAGGAGGTGGCGGTGTTTCGGGTTTGGCAGTGGATGTTTGGGCAGCCACTGAGGGTTTACAATTCGGTGCATCGAGGGATGGCGGCGGAAACGCCGGATGAGTTGGTGGGGACGATGAACCATTGTGAGACTCTGGGGAGGGGATTGCGGTCGCCGATGGACATCGATTGGGGCACAAGTGATGCGCATAAAGAATTTTGGACGCTGCTGCGAAGGCAATGGGATCGGTGTGGGCGGCGAATGGGGGAGTTTCAACGGGTGCTGGCCCATACGCGTGCTTATCAACGGGAGGTTTGGGTGCCTTCGGGTGACTCGATCGAGCTAAATCGATTTTTGCCTGCGCCGGTGCTGCGGAGATTGCCGGCCGAGGTGGTGTGGGATGCCCTGGCGGGTTGGGCGGGGGAGAAACAGGCGTGGCTGTTGCCAGAAGTGTTGCCTCACGGGCATCCGTTGCGGATTTTGGGTCGAGGCGGCAGGGCGTGGTCGGATTCGGATGGGGGCTTGATGTCGCACGCTGTGGCGCGATTCATGATGAGTGGGGATTTGATAAAACGGGCGACCGATTCGCCGGTTTGGGGGAAAATTCGTGGGGTTGAGGATTTTTTTATAGAGATCTTGGGCCGGATGCCGACGACGGGAGAGAGCCAGATGGCCGAGGCTGTGGTGCAGGCGAATGGCGGGGATGGAATGCAGGATGTGGTGTGGGCGTTGCTGAATACAGGGGAGTTCTGGTTTTTGCGGTAAACGTGGGTGAGGCAAGGATGGCTGCTGCAAGGACGTATGGTGGGAATGATGTCGAGAGTTTTAGTGTTGGGTTGGGTGTTTGCGGTGGTGGCCCAGTGTGCTTGGGGGGAGGTGCCTGCGATAAAAGTGTTGGAGGATGTGCCTTACAAGTCAGGGGACGGACTGACGGAATATGAGAAGGAGCGTTGCAAGGTGGATGTGTATCTGCCGACGACGGGGACGAATTTTCCGGTGATGGTTTGGTTTCACGGAGGTGGGCTGACGGGAGGCGACAAGACAAAGGACAACATGCCGGAGGTGGCGGGCAGCTTGGCGAAGGCGGGGGTGGCCGTGGTGGTGGCAAATTATCGGTTGAGCCCGAAGGTGAAGTTTCCCACCTATCTTGAGGATGGGGCGGCGGCGGTGAAGTGGGCGAAGGATCACCTGGGAGCGCGTGGGGCGGATGTGAACCGGATTTTTGTAGGCGGGCATTCGGCGGGGGCATACATGGCGTTGATGATTGGTCTGGATGAGCGCCATCTTGCCGGAGTGGGGCTGGGGTTGAAGGACTTGGCGGGATTGGTGCCGGTGAGCGGGCAGACGATGACCCATTTCACGGTGCGGGTGGAGCGGGGTCAGGACAAGAACCGGACGGTGGCGGATGAGGCGGCTCCGGTGCATTTCGCGGGGAAGGAGGGGCCGCCGATGTTGTTGCTGATGGGGGACAAGGACTGGCCGGCGCGTTTGGAGGAGAATGCGTATTTCGTTGCGTTGTGCCGGGTGGCTGGTCACGAGGCGGCGCATCTGCTGAAGGTGGCGGACCGGGATCACGGCAGCATTTTTAAGAAGCTGAGCGCGGCCGATGATGTGGGTGGTCGCGCAGTGTTGCGGTTTTTGAAGGCACCGTCGGAATTCAAGCTGGAGGATGAGGAGATCACCAAAAGTGGGGCTGAGGTTGATTTTTCCCGCTGACCGACGCATGATGGGCCATGATTTTTGACGCAGCGGGTGGCATCAATGCTGAACATGATTATGACGTGGCCGTGATTGGCGGGGCTTTGTCAGGGGCGGCGACGGCGATTTTGTTGATGCGTGATAATCCGGGAATTCGCGTGCTGATCGTGGAGCGGTCGGAAAAGATGTCGCGCAAAGTAGGTGAAGCGACGGTGGAGGTGAGCGCGTTTTTCATCTGCCGGGTGCTGGGGATGACGCAGTATCTGAACGAAAATCACATCGCCAAGCAGGGGCTGCGGTTTTGGTTTGCGAATGATGAGGTGGAGTCGCTGGATCAGGCGAGCGAGATCGGTCCACGCTATCTGGCGAGACTGGCATCGTTTCAATTGGATCGTTCGACGTTTGATGAGGAGGTGCTGCGTCGCGCGGCGCAGGCGGGGGCAACGGTGATCCGTCCCGCAACGGTGCGGGAGGTGGAATTGAATGAAGGGGGGATGCAGAAGCTGGAGGTGAGGCGGGGAGATGAGACGTTTTCGGTGAAAGCCCGGTGGGTGGTCGATGCGTCGGGAATGGCGGCATTGTTGGCGCGGAAAAATGGCTGGTGGCGGGCGAATGAGGAGCATCCGACGGCTTCGGCCTGGTCGCGTTGGAAGGGTGTGAAGGACTGGGACGGACTGGAGTTGGCGAAGAAGTTTCCAGAGTGGGCCTCGGTTTCTTATGGGATCCGAGGAACGGCGACGAACCACGTGATTGGCGATGGCTGGTGGAGCTGGTGGATTCCGCTCAAGGGTGGGGATGTGAGTGTGGGGGTGGTCTTTGATCAGCGTCTGGTGAAGTGGCCGGAGGGCGGCAAGCTGGGGGATCGCATCAAGTCATTTTTGATGGAGCATCCAGTGGGGCGGGAGATGCTGGCGGATGCGGAATACGTGGAGGAGGATGTGCTCTGGAGGCGCAATTTGCCGTATTGTTCGACGACCTTTTCGGGGGACGGATTCGTTTTGGTGGGGGATGCAGCGGCGTTTTTGGATCCGTTTTATAGTCCGGGGATGGACTGGATCTCGTTTTCTGCAACGAGTGCGGCGAGGTTGATCGCCCAGCAGCGCAATGGCAAGCCGATGACGGAATTGATTGTGAAGCACAATCGCGATTTCCGGGTGTGCTACGACCGCTGGTTCAGGTCGCTCTACAAGGACAAGTATGATTACATCGGAGAGTATGATTTGCTGAAACTGGCATTTCGGATGGATCTCGGTTTGTATTATCAGGGGGTTGTGGAGCCGCCATTTAACGAGGGGATTGAGGCATTGACGATGCCGCCGTTTTCTCCTCCGAGTGGTCGTTTGTTTGCAGCGTTGATGAGCACCTACAATGCGCGCTTTGCGAAGATTGCGCGTCGACGTCGTCGACTGGGCATGTTGGGCAAGGCCAACAAGGGGAATCGATTCTTGTTGAAGGGATACACCCTGGCGCGCAGCGACATGTGGCAGATTCTGGGATTGCTGAGGCAGTGGGCGGTGCTGGAACTGAAGGAGGGTTGGAAGAGTTGGGGCCGCGAGCCGGAGGTGGCCAGGTCTGCTGGAGCAGCCAGGGAGAAATCGGAGTTGAAACCCGAGCCGGTTTCGGTGCCGGTCGGTTGAGAAAGTAGAAGGCTCGTCCCGAGCCTTGCATGATATTGAAAGGCCCGGGACGGACCTTCTACGTTGCTCTTCTATTTTAAAGGAAGCAGCTTGAGATCGGAGGGAGCTGGGATGGCAAGGCGTTTTTCGAGCAGGGAGCGGTGGTTGGCGATGGTTTTGGCTTGGGCGGGCTCATTGGCGAGATTGCGGGTTTCGCCAGGATCGTTTTGCATGTCGTAGAGTTCGGTGGCAACCACGGATTGATCTTTCGTGCGTCGCCATTCGACATAACGCCAGCTTTCGGTGCGGACGGCATGACCAAGCAGAGGTCCGGTGTCTTTGGTGTGCCTGGGGTAAACCTGGAAGGCGGCGTCTTTGATGGAGGTGTCGGGCTTGTCGAGCACGGTGACGAAACTGTCGCCGCGGAGATGAGTGGGTTTCGGTAGGTTGGCGAGATCGCAAAGAGTGGGATAGATGTCGACGAATTCGGTGAGCGCAGCGGATTTTTGTCCGCCTGATTTGCCGGGGGCGGCCATGATCAGGGGTGAACGGGTCGCTTGTTCATAATTGGTATGTTTGCACCAGATGCCGTGATCCCCGAGATGCCAGCCGTGGTCGCCCCAGAGGACGATGATGGTATTTTCGCTCAATCCGAGAGCATCGAGTTCATCCAAAATACGGCCGACCTGCGCGTCCATGTAGCTGGTGGCAGCATA
This window harbors:
- a CDS encoding DUF899 domain-containing protein encodes the protein MSTRTMIDEQKHPVVSQDQWIAARKELLEKEKASSRSMDELSEARRRLPWVKVEKDYVFDTADGKRSLADLFAGREQLVVYHFMFGPEWQEGCPSCSFVSDHFDGTLAHLAARNVSLVAVSRAPLAKIEGFKERMGWEFPWVSSFGGDFNGDFRVSFDDEDREQGRVNYNYKLQEFPSAEAPGVSVFCKDAAGDVYHTYSAYGRGVESLMGTYRILDLVPKGRDEDGLSFSMEWVRYHDRYDLDGGAARAKSCGSGAVEACA
- a CDS encoding alpha/beta hydrolase, whose protein sequence is MSRVLVLGWVFAVVAQCAWGEVPAIKVLEDVPYKSGDGLTEYEKERCKVDVYLPTTGTNFPVMVWFHGGGLTGGDKTKDNMPEVAGSLAKAGVAVVVANYRLSPKVKFPTYLEDGAAAVKWAKDHLGARGADVNRIFVGGHSAGAYMALMIGLDERHLAGVGLGLKDLAGLVPVSGQTMTHFTVRVERGQDKNRTVADEAAPVHFAGKEGPPMLLLMGDKDWPARLEENAYFVALCRVAGHEAAHLLKVADRDHGSIFKKLSAADDVGGRAVLRFLKAPSEFKLEDEEITKSGAEVDFSR
- a CDS encoding HAD family hydrolase; its protein translation is MSDSITSSPPPAFLFDLDGTLVDSVYQHVLAWREALEESNIELSVWRIHRRVGMSGGLFLNALMQETGIKLEREQVEKLQRGHAAAYQRLVSQVRPLPGAKELLAYLTEMKVPWAVATSGRLETAGPNLKILGIGDDVPVVTRDMVRHAKPDPDLFLAAAAKLGVDIQNSVVIGDSVWDLLAARRAKALGVGLLSGGYGQDELERAGAYRVYADPADLLAHLNEVGVRPAMDEE
- a CDS encoding NAD(P)/FAD-dependent oxidoreductase is translated as MIFDAAGGINAEHDYDVAVIGGALSGAATAILLMRDNPGIRVLIVERSEKMSRKVGEATVEVSAFFICRVLGMTQYLNENHIAKQGLRFWFANDEVESLDQASEIGPRYLARLASFQLDRSTFDEEVLRRAAQAGATVIRPATVREVELNEGGMQKLEVRRGDETFSVKARWVVDASGMAALLARKNGWWRANEEHPTASAWSRWKGVKDWDGLELAKKFPEWASVSYGIRGTATNHVIGDGWWSWWIPLKGGDVSVGVVFDQRLVKWPEGGKLGDRIKSFLMEHPVGREMLADAEYVEEDVLWRRNLPYCSTTFSGDGFVLVGDAAAFLDPFYSPGMDWISFSATSAARLIAQQRNGKPMTELIVKHNRDFRVCYDRWFRSLYKDKYDYIGEYDLLKLAFRMDLGLYYQGVVEPPFNEGIEALTMPPFSPPSGRLFAALMSTYNARFAKIARRRRRLGMLGKANKGNRFLLKGYTLARSDMWQILGLLRQWAVLELKEGWKSWGREPEVARSAGAAREKSELKPEPVSVPVG
- a CDS encoding sugar phosphate isomerase/epimerase family protein; the protein is MIKLTGISDEAGAPLEVQIKIHQELGWDSIEARNIEIDGIKGNLHEVPEPIFDKACEMLAAANMKVAGFGSVIGNWAHKIEDPFSITEAEIARAIPRMQKLGTQLIRIMSYAVCKDADGNDLPDQFDDERIKRVAEIKKRFDDAGLTVIHENCMNWGGMSPTYVQRMNDAVPGLKWVFDTGNPVIIADRDKPGQQQDSWEMYQAIKPHIAHVHIKDAFYNPTKKDGDYQYPGEGAGQVEKICADLIASGYDGYISIEPHVAVVFHGAGAADDLSPEAKAKEQYDSYLKYGQKMEALLKKLNAPLG
- a CDS encoding DUF1549 domain-containing protein, translating into MRCFLILFFVGSGWAAEVRGLSREEVDEAAAEIDAGLEKVMRMEGERGILKMPVEAADEDFLRRLMVDVAGRLPTGSEVREFLEDVDADKRAIWIDKVAALPEAHRWRFRRLADALRVKDEVDGVSLRPYVEWLKGEVVEDVPYDGLVKRLLLAKGSMKEDPAAGYLLSDAGEVRQTVAESMRALLGMDVQCAACHDDPFGDASQRQFYELAGAFNRVVEGDGGKKLAEEPVPTRLPENYQYRNGSPGELVKIAALPVSHFGDKLTGGEWKDGVRVALSEWMAGENNERFQEVAVFRVWQWMFGQPLRVYNSVHRGMAAETPDELVGTMNHCETLGRGLRSPMDIDWGTSDAHKEFWTLLRRQWDRCGRRMGEFQRVLAHTRAYQREVWVPSGDSIELNRFLPAPVLRRLPAEVVWDALAGWAGEKQAWLLPEVLPHGHPLRILGRGGRAWSDSDGGLMSHAVARFMMSGDLIKRATDSPVWGKIRGVEDFFIEILGRMPTTGESQMAEAVVQANGGDGMQDVVWALLNTGEFWFLR